TTAGCTACGATAGTTAAAACTTATATTCATATTAAGATTTACGCTAAATACATCCAAACAAGTTATTTAGAATATAGTAaacttttttttgggggggaatTCAAAACCCATAAATTAGAAATTCAAGATCCGGACCCTGATTATGCTATTTGCACGCCACCTTTTTAATTTGCAAAAAAACCTAGTTGAACTCAAAGGTCAAGAAAGCTGATCATTTCTATTCATTCCCATGACACAATtaaagtaattaattaattaattatttcttgtAATTAACAAAGAATATGCTTCATGCAGATGCCAACAAAAGAGCAAACAAGCAGCTTCCCAGAATTTGAGGCTCCTAACTTGAGGATTTCTTCAGCTAGTACATAGGaactatatattatattcttgCTAATACAGTATTAATTAGCTTAAACACATGAATTAAATCTATTTAATTCATAGATTATATGTACGTGCCCACATGACCATGCAGGTTTTAATTAGTTTCAAGCCTTGACCGTGCTTTGCGCTAACAACACATGCTATTTGGGTTTAACAATTGATTCTTAAAGTAAGGTCTCTTTTGGTGCTTTCTTAGATGATGAGTTGTAATCATATCAAGGACATGATACGTACAATTAagatttttattgtatttttttttccgaGAAAAGCTGCTAAGATTTTTATTGTATTAACAATTAAAGAGATACATATAGCTTAGACATTAAAAGAAGGCTAGGTTTAGTAGTGTTTGTAATGGTTGACATATAGCTTAGACATGAAAAGAAGGCTAGGTTTATTAGCGTTTGTAATGGTTGACAGAACCTAAATATTAATTTAGTATTATAACTCTATCCATAAAAAAGTGCCAAATTGTTATAAATATATTGTATTGTGGACGTAAACAGTTTTTTAGATAAGTTTGGAATTGATAACAAACACTAGACAACTTGCAATTAATTTTCTGAGAAACTTACTCAGATTTATAATAAAGCaaacaacttataaataacTTAAACAGATAATTTGTAAAATAGCTCAAACAGACAGTTTATCAGCGACTCCCTAATGTATAACACAAATTAGAGACAACATGCTACTTGTCTCTAATTTACTTCCTTTATAGTCTTTGTTTTTTAACATAAATCTAAATTTGACTAGTACTTAGATGCTTAATAAGCATAAAAAGGATATCATCTCTTAATCCATTTGGGGCCTAAGGACTCTTGCAGTCTTTAAGAGTCGTTTTCTTTTCTCATATACTCCcccatttcaatttatatgcTTCAGTTTGATTGACACAAATTAAGATtatcaataatattttaaattttgtgattttgacttaaaagtctttataacataacaaatatatatcttctttaaattttatgttattttcataAGAAACTATCATTAATGGTAAAATGAGTATGTTGGAAGAAAAATAGGAAGAATGAcaaaccaaaaataatatatttttcttcgtaAATTGACATACATATAATGATCCAAGATAATTCATCAGCTTCCAAATAcctatcataattcataaatagcCTCGACTAATTCAAAAACATATAAGTGACCTAGTTTAAGTTATATGCATTATTGTAGcgcaaattattttatttttttactcatCTTTAGGAGCTTTCTCCATTTTAACTTTTTGATAACTCAAActtacaactttaatttaaagATAAACTTATCGATAAAGTCATTTTCTCATATAAATGGtttattgaaaaatatattgaacGTTTTGTAAGGCAAAAAGATCTATTAGAAAATAATATATCTGCCTTACCTTTTTCAAATTTGGTATAAAATTACACGGGGAaaagttgttattattgttgttgtttccaAAGCAAAACAGACCTAATCACTAATGTTTAGCTTATTACTTCATATTTGCTATTGCAAGTCCATTAAACTGTAAATCTCTCTGGTTCATGTTCAGTCCCCTTCATTTCAGAAGCCATTTCTATTTCTCtgtctcttttttcttcatttttcactttttttttttctatttttatgccTTGCCAGAAATTTGTTcacaacattttttttattttttattttaaaaataaactacTATCTTTTTTTGTGACAAGGTAAAAGTGATTTCACAAAAAAGATGCAATTGTGCCAAAAAAAAGGACAGTGATCCAGGCCACAAATTACAAAAGTACGATTTTCTCATAATTAATAATAGGAAAAGGACATAAACCTGCTACGAGGAAGAGTAATTTTCCAGAAAAGAATCCAAATGACTTTCGTCATAGAAAATCACAAAggaatcatacacaatacattttaatttattttttttcaaaaaaaaatcaactcctAAATCAAGTTGCACTAATTATTCTCTAATCACACTTTCTAATCACCTCTTCAACCCTAAACAACTAAAAATCTTGTTTAATGATACATTCGAAGTATTTGCCAGTTGGGGATTTTGGTTTTATTCTTCAAATTGTGTccctaaattaaataatataagaTGTGAAAGGAATgtaaaaagaattaattaacgTAAACTTAGAGAGAGCAAATGAGCCAAATAAATATTCCATCGAAAAGGGCAATCGAGGAAGAGGAGGAAAACATGAAACCCTAGAGAGAATGTCTTGTTAAGACAAGAGAATTAGTAAAAATAAATCTAAAGAATgttttattaattaatgtaatgtgtaattaattaattattttgatagaagaaagaagagaggaCAGGAGTCTTGGGAAAGTAAGAAGGAAAGAGAGACATCATCGTAGAAGATAAACAGAGTACTCTGTTTCTGTTGATTAGTCACATGGATTCCTCTGCTTCAACTGATATATATTCCAAAAACCAACCTGAGCCACCTCATACTACTATTTattactctctttttttttcattgaattttttttgattaatattttaaagtatattttACATCAAATTAATATATGAAAAGTTGCAACTTgtaatatttatcatattgagTTAATCAGATCTAGGTTAACTTAAAAAAGAGATAAATTGATTTTCAAAactgaaaacatgaaaattaatttgagacAGAGGGAGTAGTAATTTCTTATTTCCTATTTCCTTTTTTGGGTTCAAATTCCGTGCGTTAATGTTTATCATATACTTTCCATGTTTGAATTTATTTGACCCACTTATTTCTCTAGTCAGTCACAAAAAATATgacatatttttttgtatttagtaataatttaacattaaaatatttattttatcatcaaTGAGATGATATACAGTTATACAAAtatttataacttattttagattataaatttaaaaaataaatctttatttcttaaattccatgctaagtaaaaaaatatcacataaattgagacgaaGAAAGTAAAACAACTCATCAAGTTTGATAAgataatttgaaataaagtgAAAATTTGTTTTAATCAATGAAATTGcactaataatataaaaattcataaaacatagAGGTAAAGCTAGATCATTAGTCATGGATCGGACAAAACCAATATTGACCTTATATTTGTATGAgaaaattcattaaatatgtataaacaTTTAATTGTGCATTCAATAACTAACATGGGTTATTAATTTGAAATCACAGACTTCAAATCCTCAACTCCACCTTATATTTGtatgaaaaaatttattaaatatgtatCGATATTTAATTGCGCACACAGCTATTAAGACGAGTTATGAATTCAATTACAGACTTTAAATCTTGACTCCACTTTATTTTTCTGTCTGTTACATGCTATAGACACTCAAACACAAGCAAGCAACCTAGATGCTGAGAACACTTTTTTCCAGATCTTGATAGAATCTCTGAGCTATCATCAACTTTTTGTCAGCATTAGattctttctttttgatttcTTTCATTGGTTATGTGGACAGGGTCCAACTATGACCAAATAAAAACGAAAGCTATGCAATATTTAGCCAAACGTTTTCAGCATATATCATACGATGCACCCACTTGGGTATAAGTTTTAGGATATTAAATGACGATATCATTGGTCCCAATTTTAATTTCAGTTTGATTGTACATAGTTGACAATGCACTTCAATTAATGCCCTCTTTTGTACACATAATTTCATTATTACTAATCATAGTTAGTCTTTGGCTAATTCATCAGGTCAAGATCAATATATCAAATCCTATGCCATATCATTCTTAGATATTTTCTTTGTTAGATGAGTTAATGTTGGATAGTACTTTAATTTACTATATACTAAATTGGAGTATTTGCCTGAACTCCACCTTATCAGATAGTGTTTTTAATAGCTTAGTTGGTTGATTACTTAAACTCTGCCcccaattttaatttaattttttttaaaaagtattacTAACATAATCAGTGACCATGGATATGTTAATTGAACAGTATTAGAAAGGTTAAGTTTTTTCTTAAACCTTGTTCTTACTTCCATCCCCACCATATTATTTGTCACAAAGTAAAATGGAAGGCTTTGGTTAGTTTTCCATGATTCTGTTTCTACAATTTACTACCAAGAGAAGCACTAGGTGCTAGTatattttatagagtttaaggtgtatatattttaagagtaaattttttttatactatcaaaatacttttatttattttagcagataatttattttatttttaaaattataaatttatttcaaGGAGTCTTGTGTTATATAGATATTCTTTGAGTGACCTGATATTATATTAAATAACAATtatgtagacatgtgtattacCTAAACCTTATTTATATAGTACACCCTCTAGTCCATCttatttatcataattttttttccacgttccttaagaaaataatgactaaaaattcaacaaaattatCCTTATTTGCGCTTTGATCTTAATTCATTACTATTCTCTTTTTCACAATATTGATCTCTCTCCATACTTATTGAGTAAGAATAAAGgtgaataaaaaatttaatggtCTCGTTTTCTAAAATAACAACTATTAGGATCAACTATTTTTAAACACAACAACTAAAATGGACTAGAGAGAAtacatttgtattttttaaaattttaggaTATTTATGAATAAGCAAAGATCTAGTATTTTGAATTTAGGGaactaaattatattttaaaaatgtagcttttcatattttgaataaattatttacacGTTTCATAACACAATTATAGAATTTTGGTCAAAGCCACTCTTGCTCCGCCTGGGATGATGGAGTATTACTAAAGGGTTcatgtatattataatattagGAATCGTTTGATATATGAtgagataaataaaattatcacATGAATAAAGGTATTTCATGAAATAGTTATTCCATCGTTATgatacaaaataatgaaataaataattttataattaactaATATTCCTAACTAAATACACAATAAACTAATTCAACATTTTATccctaaattatgatttcttaCCCCTTTGTACCAAACGACCCTATACTCACTTGGAATCCAAACCATATTGTGTAAGTGAGTAGTACTAGAACAAAATTGTTGACACCATATAAGATGTACactgtttaattatttttctactaTTAATGTCATTTGTCTTTGGCCTATATGTTTGGGTCCCATTATATGTTCATCATCTTGGTGAATCTATATAGGGGACCATTTTAGTCATCAGAGTTTCTCAGTACACATATTCAGGAGCTAAGCTATTCACTACCCCCGCCCCTCCGGACATCCCACCACCCCCACCATATTCTCTCTTTCTCCAACTTGCTTAGTGTCACGTGTGACATAATTTTGGGTACATTTTGTTAGGTTAAATTCAgtgattttcttttcttctcttataTATAACAAGCTCATctgatagaaagaaaaaaagttatGTTTGTTTTGGTCCTTTGAGAATTCTAGTGTTTGTGCTTTTGCTTAAATACTTCCAATCTAAAGATAGGTTTCTTGGGAACAAACATTATtatttctcttcttcctttcttaCTGTTgctcctctttttctttcttggcCTTTCAAACCACTTTTCTTgtccacacacatatatatatatatatgtcatgaAAATAAAGTAAAGAGAAAGAGGGTATTTGGGgttaatttttaagtttttttttttcaaaaacaaaaaaaaattatggcaTTAGAGACAGTGATTTACAACCAAGAAACATTTGGGTACGGTTGCAAAGAGTACTATAATATCCCAGCTAGTAATAATAATTTGtgtaattttaattataattatgagttagatttattACAAGGCGAAGAAGTAGGAGAAATGAGTTTTACAAGTTTgttagataataataataataataatatagagGAATCTTCCTCATCACCAGCACTGATGCACAACAACAATGCGAGAGAGTACAACATTTGGGATCCAAATTCTTCCCTAGAAGATCGTCAGCTGTTTATGGAAGAGTCTCCGGCGGCTAACAGATCCGCCGCCACCTTCGGCCGCCGGAAAAGAAGAAGGACGAGAAGTTGTAAAAACAAAGAGGAATTGGAGAATCAGAGAATGACTCACATTGCGGTGGAAAGAAACCGCCGTAAACAGATGAATGAGTATCTTGCTGTTATTCGATCTCTAATGCCACCTTCGTACGTTCAAAGGGTATatatatttctctcttttttttctttcgaatatattttcaatttttttataatttaatttaatgaatttttattttcacttttttcatataGTTGAACTTTTTGTAAATGTAAAAGGACagaaaaacatgaaaatgaTTGTCACCTACTAgccatttttaataaatttaatttaatgaatttttatttttacttttttcatataGTTGATGAACTTTTTGTAAATGTAAAAGGACagaaaaacatgaaaatgaTTGTCACCTACTCgccattttaaataaatttaattgtcTTTTGCCCTAAAAAGAAACGAATTAATTGAACTACTAGTAAATTTTAGAAAGTTTCCATACAAAGGGAAGCGGATTTTGGatttgtttttcaaaaaatttatgccttgattttttgtatttattacTTAATGTACTTTGTAAAGATGAAAAATGTTTAATGGTACTACTATTTATGTAGAGGTTCCaacatatatacattatatatactccTATGGTGtaaatttttttggatagtaAATTCAGATGAACCTTTTTCGTCCTGCTTTTAAATTATATGGGGTTTTCTTAATtgtccttttcttttctcattttttctaaattacTGTGAAAGTAaaggaaataattaattatattatcagGGTGACCAAGCATCAATAATTGGAGGAGCCATAAACTTTGTGAAGGAGCTAGAACACCATCTTCAAACCCTAGAAGCTCAAAAAAGAAGTCATTTTCaaaaacaagaacaagaacaacaacaagaacactCGGATCCTCATGGCTCAACTCCGCTATTTGCTGATTATTTCACTTTTCCGCAGTACTCAACCCATTCAAAGAGTATTTCTTCGCCAGCAACAACATCTGTTGCTGCTGCCGGATCACGTGACTCTCCACTAGCCACGGAGAAAATGTCAGCGTTGGCGGACATTGAAGTGAGCATGGCGGAGAGTCATGCCAATCTCAAGATACTATCAAAGAGAAGGCCAAAACAGCTCTTGAAAATAGTAGCTGGTCTTCAGTGTCTATGGCTCACTGTTTTGCATCTCAATGTCACCACTGTTGACCATATGGTTCTTTACTCCCTCAGTCTCAAGGTTTGTACACTATTTCCTCATTTAGTCATTTAACTTATATGTAACAGTATTATATTATTAAGTCACTTAAAAGACAAGTATATATTACTGCTCATAATAAATAGTAATATACTTTTATGTGACCTCGTTTGATTCAACATATAgtttaacaaattaaaaaaactttgATATTTCGAATTGTGTATAGAAAGGTGACAAAAAACGAAAGTGTGAGTACAACCCAATACAAATGTTATATTACACTAATAATGTGCTCTTGACATTTCACTTAATTTGTCATTGTTTGACTAGgcacaaaatttaataaaaggagaaatttttttaaaacctaAGATATTAAACCTAtcattaataatatgaaaatgttTTTTTGGGGGGTTATATTTAAGTGATTCCTTTCCAATTAAGTCCagattactttttttttctcctttttttgtgGTTTTATGATGTTTGATTATATCTCTAATTATGAATTTTGTGTGCATGGAATTCAAATATGGAACAGCTAGAGGAAGGTTGCCAGCTAACTACTGCAGATGAAATTGCTGACTCTGTTAATCAATTGCTTGGCAGAATCCAAGAGGAAGCTGCTTCAAGCTGatgattgaaaaaataaaataaaaaatcggTTAGATTGTGTATGAGGtttaacaacaataacatatccacTGAAATTCCATAAGATGGGATATGGGGAAAGTTGTGTTTATCAgtagaccttactcctatctCGTGGATGCAGAGAGGAGTAAGGGTTTAATCTTTCTCAAAAATGTCCTCACtcttttttcatttaatttgcTTTTTCTTATTTGAGTTAATTCGAGTTCTTGTACAAGATCCTAACATGCTACTATGGCTCTAGAAAAAATTAACAATGTCCATGTATAACTAGCTAGCTTTTGAAAGTTTTATGAGTGTACTTTGTAATTGTTCTCAAGTAAATCTGCAGTGGTTTAGGAATGAATTAGACAATAAAAATTACTTCATTTACTTAGTATCTTTTTTGGTTTTGAGAGTATATTAGGCTGATTTACTCAAATGTCCCTTTTCAGgctattatttaaattttttttctttgttgataTAACAATAAATCATCGTCTATCATCTACAAAAAATTCTGACATTGGCctaatgttttaatttttcataaaaaaatttttGTCAAAAAAGATTGATCTTTGGATCGTGATCTAAATGATGTGTAaattacaaattaaaaaaattaaaaagatgataatttattaaataagtgtCCTAAAAAAGGTACACCTTGCGAAATTATTGTATTAATTGTTCTCCAAAATAGCaaatgaaaaatgtttttaGTCAAAATTGTCtatgatattatatatattcgACAATAAAAATACTACCTGACCCTAGTGTTCCCACTGCAAAAGACAGCCTACTAGAAATAATGAACTCCCAAATATTACAACTTTTTTTAAATAGCTAGAGTAAATCATAACTCCGGATATACAAttactaataataatatatatgatagTGAAATAAATCTAATTATGTAGTTTTTCCAATGAAAAATGAACGGCCAAATGGTGCAATTTTTCAGCTCgatctttatttttaatcacTTAATGAATGATAGGTATCATCTTTTTTTGGAGCCTCCTGAAAAATCTACAGCCGCTACCCTGACAAATccatttatatataaatatctacagattttgtatatttaaatataactATACATATTATTAATATACCCAATTCATATATAAATTTTGGTATATTTTAGCCAATGTCAATGAATAAGTTTGATAACTATCGCAAATATAAACGTGCCTTTTTAAGGCCAGACATTTCTTCCTCCCTATTCCAATTTTAAGACTGacggaaaaaaaagaagaaggaaagtTCCTCCATTCCAATTGAAGATGAATGTCAATTCTATTGTTTGTATGCAGCCAACAACGAAGACAatcaaactaattaacaaacgCATACATCCAAAATAATATTACAGCTTGCGTCAATTTCGCTTGAAAGCACGTTAAATTAATTCACctcaaatttatttgaaaattcgATTACACACTTTCACTTCAAACTAGAATAGGAGTACTAATTTCACTCCGAACTTATGTATTTTTAccatttagaaaaatattttttaaaataatgtccttatgtatatatagtaattGATCGATTAGATAAGAATTTCACTTTTTCTGTGAATTTGCTTTACTTGTCCAAGTTGTGGATTAGAACTTGAAGGAGGAGACTAAATCAATCTATAATTTTGACAAAATAGGTGTATTGGTAATTGGTATtaagaaatctcatcttaatTCCTCTTTGACGAGTTGACGTCAtacaaaaaaaagttgaaatccACCACACGATTCCTTTCTCCTTTTAAAGCCGACAAAGTCTATTGagttaatattattatatttaaaattgctAAAGTGCTTAACgttatttatataaattgttgattataaatatttatattatattattaatgcTAAATAATTCCTGCAAAATCCTTCAATGTGTTGTTGTGGATGGCAAGACTCCCTTTTGACTTTCATATCGATCACATAAGGATAGTTCTCACATTTCTATATATTTACCTTGTATACATTTgctattattaattaatatacagGTAGAGTAGTGTGCAACTCcttaaacttcaaaaaaataatactatactACTACAAGAGATACCACAATAGAAAATTCTCAAGCCCTTTTTTAATACTTCCATCTATTTAATTAATACTATTTAAATTAGTTAGCTCTTAGAATTTCTCCTCGCAAAGATATCTGTCTAATCTTAAAAGTAACAACTAGATAGCAAACTCTTAATTCTTAGAAGATGCAATATAATTAATGTCACTTCTTAATTTTGAATCACTTATCATAACGTTTTGGATTATAGGGCTAATATGTATTCATAATTACTTTTTGAAAATAAACACTTCCTGATTAGTGCAACAAACAAAAGTTAATATAGTAGAAAGATATCGATGTTGCCAGCAACAAGCCTAA
This region of Solanum dulcamara chromosome 9, daSolDulc1.2, whole genome shotgun sequence genomic DNA includes:
- the LOC129902867 gene encoding transcription factor bHLH96-like produces the protein MALETVIYNQETFGYGCKEYYNIPASNNNLCNFNYNYELDLLQGEEVGEMSFTSLLDNNNNNNIEESSSSPALMHNNNAREYNIWDPNSSLEDRQLFMEESPAANRSAATFGRRKRRRTRSCKNKEELENQRMTHIAVERNRRKQMNEYLAVIRSLMPPSYVQRGDQASIIGGAINFVKELEHHLQTLEAQKRSHFQKQEQEQQQEHSDPHGSTPLFADYFTFPQYSTHSKSISSPATTSVAAAGSRDSPLATEKMSALADIEVSMAESHANLKILSKRRPKQLLKIVAGLQCLWLTVLHLNVTTVDHMVLYSLSLKLEEGCQLTTADEIADSVNQLLGRIQEEAASS